A portion of the Sandaracinobacteroides saxicola genome contains these proteins:
- the cysS gene encoding cysteine--tRNA ligase: MSELRLWNTMTRQKEAVRLPEPGKPVTMYVCGPTVYGRAHIGNARPAVVFDVLYRLLRHLHGAENVRYARNITDIDDKIMAKAVAENRSPQAVAAEYEAAYFEDMAALGCLKPDFNPRATEHIAGDHGMVAMIAALIARGHAYAAEGHVLFDVGSFAGYGQLSRRPMDEMIAGARVEVAPYKRSPGDFVLWKPSTPEQPGWESPWGRGRPGWHIECSAMIRAVLGVETIDIHGGGLDLQFPHHENERAQSCCAHDGAELSRIWMHNGFLTMGETKMSKSLGNIITPRELLDAGWDGEVLRLALLSAHYRQPLKWDDALLAQTRAIYRKFCSEMLILDVHDREQISLPDKNSPVVAALNDDMNTKLAVDCLHNAYRVAKNHQSGAVIARSQGENDSKIKSAEYKSFFELRNIGLLLGLDLRVEGSPEMVSAIASISDILTQEEVDLRSAAKLAHNWAEADRIRNKLKANGIRLKDNKDGTTSWERV; encoded by the coding sequence ATGAGCGAGCTGCGCCTGTGGAATACGATGACCCGGCAGAAAGAGGCAGTGCGCCTGCCGGAGCCGGGGAAACCCGTGACGATGTATGTCTGCGGCCCGACGGTCTATGGCCGGGCGCATATCGGCAATGCGCGGCCTGCCGTGGTGTTCGATGTGCTGTATCGGCTGCTGCGGCACCTGCATGGGGCGGAAAACGTGCGTTATGCCCGCAACATCACCGATATTGACGACAAGATCATGGCGAAGGCGGTGGCGGAGAACCGCAGTCCACAGGCGGTGGCGGCCGAATATGAGGCGGCCTATTTTGAGGACATGGCGGCTCTCGGCTGCCTGAAGCCCGATTTCAACCCGCGGGCGACCGAGCATATCGCCGGCGACCATGGCATGGTGGCGATGATCGCGGCGCTGATTGCGCGGGGCCATGCCTATGCCGCGGAAGGCCATGTGCTGTTCGATGTCGGCAGTTTTGCCGGCTATGGCCAGCTTTCGCGCCGGCCGATGGACGAGATGATCGCCGGGGCACGGGTGGAGGTGGCACCCTACAAGCGCAGCCCGGGGGATTTCGTTTTGTGGAAACCCTCGACGCCGGAGCAGCCGGGGTGGGAGTCGCCCTGGGGACGGGGGCGGCCGGGGTGGCATATCGAGTGCAGCGCAATGATCCGCGCCGTGCTGGGGGTGGAGACGATCGACATTCATGGTGGCGGGCTGGATTTGCAGTTTCCGCACCATGAGAATGAACGGGCGCAGAGCTGCTGCGCGCACGATGGCGCGGAGCTGAGCCGCATCTGGATGCACAATGGTTTCCTGACGATGGGGGAAACCAAGATGAGCAAGTCGCTGGGCAATATCATCACGCCGCGGGAGTTGCTGGACGCCGGGTGGGATGGCGAGGTGCTGCGGCTGGCGTTATTGAGTGCGCATTACCGGCAGCCGTTGAAGTGGGATGATGCGCTGCTGGCGCAGACGCGAGCAATCTACAGAAAATTTTGTTCGGAAATGTTGATTCTGGATGTGCACGATCGTGAGCAGATATCGCTGCCTGACAAAAACTCTCCCGTTGTTGCAGCGCTGAACGACGACATGAATACCAAGTTAGCCGTCGACTGCCTGCATAACGCATATCGTGTTGCAAAGAATCATCAAAGCGGTGCAGTTATAGCGCGTTCCCAAGGCGAGAATGACTCCAAGATAAAGAGTGCAGAATATAAGTCTTTTTTCGAGCTGCGAAACATAGGGTTGCTGCTGGGGCTGGATTTACGGGTCGAAGGCAGTCCTGAAATGGTCAGCGCGATCGCAAGCATAAGTGATATCCTGACCCAAGAGGAAGTTGACCTGAGATCAGCTGCAAAATTAGCTCATAATTGGGCTGAGGCCGA